From the genome of Terriglobia bacterium:
CTGCCGGGGACGATGCCGTTCCTCAGTGGAGAGGAAAATGGCATTGTCTACGCCGATACAGCGGACACCGTGAATGTCCTGACTCAATTGCTGTCGGACCCCGAGCGATGCGCCCGATTGGGAAAGTGTGGAACCGCTGCCGCACGGCGCTACGACTGGGTCGAAATCGCAAAGCAAATGGCAGTATGGCTCGCGGAACTGGCCGCGGATCGAACGGATTGAGCGAATGAAAATCGCGGTGGTGACGCCTTATTTCTATCCCGACTGGGAATATGGCGGAACGCCGCGGGCCGCATTCGAGCTGGCGAGGGCGCTGGCGGCCCGAGGTCATGAGATTCGCGTGCTGACGACCGGCAGCGAGGCCGGGAGCAGGATCGTTGAAGGTATCCAGGTCCGCTATTATCGAAATCTCTCCAACGGTCTCGCGCGCCACTACCGGCTTTTTATCCCGCCTGGATTTCGCAAAGAACTCCGCCAGCAGCTCTCCGGTTGTGACGTGCTGCACATCCATGAATTCCGTTCGACGTTGACGGTCCCCGCCGCGCGCGCGGCACAGGAGCTTTCCCTGCCTTATTTAATCTCGCCGCACGGCGGTTTACGCTACCTGGGCAAGCGCACAGCCAAGCGAATTTTCGATGCCCTGTGGGGACGGTCCATCATGGACCGGGCGGCCGGCGTCATCGCATTGACGGAAAAGGAGGGGGCCGAGGCTCAGTCGTTTGGAATCCCGGAATCCCGCATTCGGTTGCTGGACAATGTGATCGATGCATCAGCATACGAATCGTTGCCGAAGCGGCGATCCTCCCGCCAAACGATCCTTTTCCTCGGACGGCTGAATCGGATCAAAGGCATCGATATTTTGCTGGACGCGTTCAAGGGCATCGACGGCGCGCAACTCGTTATCGCGGGGCCCGATGACGGCGAGACGGCGCATATCCCTTCCACGCCGGACATATTGAAGCCGGGATTTCTCGATCACCAGGCCAAGCTGCAAGCCATCGCCGACAGCGATGTTGTTGTCCTGCCGTCCCGGAGCGAAGCCAGCCCGGTCGTCCTCTACGAAGCGCTGCTGTGCAAGCGTCCCGTGGTGGTCTCTTCGGCTTGCGAGCTGCCGATGGCCGAGCCTGCAAAATACGGCATTCTTCAATTCCAGTCCCTGCAGGCGGCGGACCTGCGCGATAAGCTACTTTTCGCCCTCGCCGACCCGCATTTGAGTGATAATGCGGCTGTTGGCCGCGACTTCGTGTTGCGGAAATTCTCACCGCTGGTCGTGGCTGAACAAGCCGAACGGATTTACGAGGAGGCCATATTTCGCGGGAGCAGACAGCCGCAGGCGTAAACATCGTCGAAGAGATTTCGCGGGTTCTCGATATCGAGATCGAAGCGCTGCAGTCCGTCCGGCAGAATATCTCGCCCGCGTTTTCGCTGGCCGTCGAAACGATCGCAGCCTGCCGCGGACAGGTGCTGGTCTCCGGTATAGGAAAATCCGGCCTGATCGGAACCAAGATCGCAGCAACGCTGCGGAGCACGGGAACGCCGGCAACATTCCTGCATCCCGGCGAGGCCTTGCACGGCGACATTGGCACCGTTCGGGAAGACGACGTCCTTCTGGCAATCGGAAAAAGCGGCGAAACGACCGAGTTGAATGCGCTGCTTCGGGTGGTCCGGAAAATCGGCATCCCCGTCATCGCGATAACATCGAACGCCGGCTCATCGATGGCGGCGTTGTCCGACGTGGTCATCGATCTTCAGATTCCCCGCGAGGCCTGTCCGCTGAATCTCGCTCCCACCGCCAGCACCACCGCAGCGCTCGCCGTGGGCGATGCGATTGCCATCGCGCTGATGAAACTCAAAAACATTTCGGCGGAAGACTTCGCGCGGCATCATCCCGGCGGCCAGCTCGGCAAACGGCTGCTGCTGACGGTTGAAGACGTGATGCGCGGGGGAGATCAGAAGCCGGTGATCCGAATCGATGCCTCAGTCCGGGATATGCTCATCGCGATTACCAGATTCCACGTCGGCGCCGTATGCGTCACCGATGCCGATGAAAAACTGCTGGGCCTCGTGACCGACTACGATATCCGGAAGACCCTGGAAACGGGCCAGGACCTCTTCGTGATGAAAATTTCGGAGATCATGAACGCCTCGCCCGAAGTTGTTTACAGTACCGATCGCGCTGT
Proteins encoded in this window:
- a CDS encoding glycosyltransferase, producing the protein MKIAVVTPYFYPDWEYGGTPRAAFELARALAARGHEIRVLTTGSEAGSRIVEGIQVRYYRNLSNGLARHYRLFIPPGFRKELRQQLSGCDVLHIHEFRSTLTVPAARAAQELSLPYLISPHGGLRYLGKRTAKRIFDALWGRSIMDRAAGVIALTEKEGAEAQSFGIPESRIRLLDNVIDASAYESLPKRRSSRQTILFLGRLNRIKGIDILLDAFKGIDGAQLVIAGPDDGETAHIPSTPDILKPGFLDHQAKLQAIADSDVVVLPSRSEASPVVLYEALLCKRPVVVSSACELPMAEPAKYGILQFQSLQAADLRDKLLFALADPHLSDNAAVGRDFVLRKFSPLVVAEQAERIYEEAIFRGSRQPQA
- a CDS encoding KpsF/GutQ family sugar-phosphate isomerase codes for the protein MLVSGIGKSGLIGTKIAATLRSTGTPATFLHPGEALHGDIGTVREDDVLLAIGKSGETTELNALLRVVRKIGIPVIAITSNAGSSMAALSDVVIDLQIPREACPLNLAPTASTTAALAVGDAIAIALMKLKNISAEDFARHHPGGQLGKRLLLTVEDVMRGGDQKPVIRIDASVRDMLIAITRFHVGAVCVTDADEKLLGLVTDYDIRKTLETGQDLFVMKISEIMNASPEVVYSTDRAVDALEMMRSRNKPTAVMPVLSPDRRILGMVHLHDLVAAGI